A single region of the Microbulbifer sp. MKSA007 genome encodes:
- the dnaA gene encoding chromosomal replication initiator protein DnaA, translated as MTESVWKQCASCLQDELPSQQFNTWIRPLRVNPVSAEGELRLIAPNRFVLDWVGNKFLNRIRELVQQFAPGRPLQVALEITARRPARFQRGHVTNNAPPTPVPTPAPSAPIPPPPPVQPAVVPPQVSVPPVATAPPPVTSPLGSGFGASRPVPHPAMAEEVTAEQMTTGELALTDLRPTAMNGMARPVPEQPARQVEVEGAIKHGSSLNRNFTFKSFVEGKSNQLGLAAAQQISDNPGGAYNPLFIYGGVGLGKTHLMHAVGNALLERNPNAKVVYLHSERFVADMVKALQLNAISDFKRYYRSVDALLIDDIQFFAGKERSQEEFFHTFNALLEGGQQIILTCDRYPKEIDGLEERLKSRFGWGLTVAVEPPELETRVAILMKKAEQVGVDLPHDSAFFIAQRIRSNVRELEGALRRVIANSQFTGRAIDDVLVREALKDLLALQDRLVSVDNIQRVVAEYYKIKVADLLSKRRSRSVARPRQVAMSLAKELTNHSLPEIGDAFGGRDHTTVLHACRKIRELQESDADIREDVKLLTRSLTT; from the coding sequence TTGACTGAATCCGTATGGAAGCAGTGCGCGAGCTGTTTACAGGACGAGCTGCCGTCTCAGCAGTTCAATACCTGGATCAGACCGTTGCGCGTCAATCCCGTCAGTGCGGAGGGCGAGTTGCGCCTGATCGCACCGAACCGCTTTGTGCTGGACTGGGTTGGCAATAAATTCCTGAACCGCATTCGCGAGTTGGTGCAACAGTTTGCACCGGGACGCCCTCTGCAAGTGGCGCTCGAGATTACCGCTCGCCGGCCGGCTCGCTTCCAGCGCGGCCATGTAACAAATAATGCCCCTCCGACACCGGTACCGACACCCGCGCCATCGGCGCCAATTCCGCCACCACCTCCAGTCCAGCCGGCAGTAGTACCGCCACAGGTATCTGTACCACCTGTTGCCACTGCGCCACCTCCGGTGACTTCACCGCTGGGGTCTGGGTTTGGTGCCAGCAGGCCGGTGCCTCACCCCGCGATGGCTGAGGAGGTTACTGCCGAGCAAATGACGACAGGCGAACTGGCCCTGACAGATCTGCGACCAACGGCTATGAATGGGATGGCTCGCCCCGTACCGGAGCAGCCGGCCAGGCAGGTTGAGGTGGAGGGGGCCATCAAGCACGGTAGCTCACTCAATCGCAACTTTACTTTCAAATCCTTTGTTGAAGGTAAGTCCAACCAGCTGGGCCTCGCTGCGGCACAACAGATTTCTGACAATCCGGGCGGCGCCTACAATCCCCTCTTTATATATGGGGGCGTGGGTCTGGGGAAAACTCACTTGATGCACGCGGTTGGCAACGCACTGCTGGAGCGCAACCCCAATGCTAAGGTGGTGTATTTGCACTCCGAGCGCTTTGTTGCAGATATGGTGAAAGCGCTACAGCTGAATGCCATCAGCGACTTTAAGCGCTATTACCGGTCTGTTGACGCCCTTTTGATTGATGATATCCAGTTTTTTGCCGGTAAGGAGCGCTCTCAGGAGGAGTTTTTCCATACCTTCAATGCCCTGCTGGAGGGTGGTCAACAGATTATCCTAACCTGTGATCGCTATCCGAAAGAGATCGACGGCTTGGAAGAGCGCTTGAAATCCCGCTTTGGCTGGGGATTAACGGTGGCTGTAGAGCCTCCGGAGCTCGAGACCCGGGTAGCTATTTTGATGAAGAAGGCTGAGCAGGTGGGTGTGGATTTACCTCACGACTCCGCTTTCTTTATTGCGCAGCGTATTCGCTCCAATGTGCGGGAGCTCGAGGGTGCACTGCGCCGCGTAATTGCCAATTCGCAATTTACCGGCCGCGCTATTGACGATGTCCTTGTGCGCGAAGCACTAAAAGACCTGTTGGCCCTACAGGATCGACTGGTCAGTGTGGATAATATCCAGCGGGTTGTCGCTGAATACTACAAAATTAAGGTGGCGGATTTGCTCTCCAAGCGGCGCAGTCGCTCGGTGGCCCGTCCCCGCCAAGTCGCTATGTCCCTGGCCAAGGAGCTGACCAATCACAGCTTGCCGGAGATCGGCGATGCCTTCGGTGGTCGCGACCACACAACAGTACTGCATGCCTGCCGCAAAATACGTGAGTTGCAGGAGTCCGACGCGGATATTCGCGAGGACGTTAAATTGCTGACACGGTCGCTGACCACTTAA